A genomic segment from Prosthecobacter fusiformis encodes:
- a CDS encoding YfiR family protein: MTKLLSSANPTPTALRWWLLALLLVCPLFFCPGGKGAEEGSKEHQIKAAFLYNFTKFVVWPEPRPGSPGDAFVMGVLGRNPFGNELEKVVRGRMVGGRKLLVKYLSSVSEATTVDLLFVAEGEESRLGPSMKSLHSHSVLTVGESSRFEALGGIITFSTLQDKIRFGINRQEGQAAGLKISPQLLKLAIPARSGNP, translated from the coding sequence ATGACGAAACTCCTCTCTAGCGCTAACCCTACCCCCACTGCCCTGCGCTGGTGGCTGCTGGCGCTGCTGCTCGTCTGCCCGCTGTTTTTCTGCCCAGGTGGAAAGGGAGCAGAAGAAGGCTCCAAGGAGCACCAGATCAAGGCGGCCTTTTTATACAATTTCACGAAGTTTGTGGTGTGGCCAGAGCCGCGTCCGGGATCTCCAGGGGATGCGTTTGTGATGGGCGTCCTGGGCAGGAATCCTTTCGGCAACGAGCTGGAAAAGGTGGTCCGTGGCCGGATGGTGGGAGGCAGAAAGCTCCTGGTAAAATATCTTTCTTCAGTCTCTGAAGCTACTACGGTGGACCTGCTTTTTGTGGCGGAGGGGGAGGAATCCAGGCTCGGGCCTTCGATGAAATCCCTGCACTCACACAGTGTGCTCACGGTGGGTGAATCCAGCCGTTTTGAGGCGTTGGGAGGGATCATCACCTTCAGCACCCTGCAAGATAAAATCCGCTTTGGCATCAACCGTCAAGAGGGTCAGGCCGCCGGTCTGAAGATTAGCCCACAACTGCTAAAACTGGCCATTCCAGCACGCTCGGGAAATCCCTAA